From a single Theropithecus gelada isolate Dixy chromosome 8, Tgel_1.0, whole genome shotgun sequence genomic region:
- the SYBU gene encoding syntabulin isoform X6: MSTAGSKRSSSSRNRGPHGRSNGASSHKPGSSPSSPREKDLLSMLCRNQLSPVNIHPSYAPSSPSSSNSGSYKGSDCSPIMRRSGRYMSCGENHGVRPPNPEQYLTPLQQKEVTVRHLKTKLKESERRLHERESEIVELKSQLARMREDWIEEECHRVEAQLALKEARKEIKQLKQVIETMRSSLADKDKGIQKYFVDINIQNKKLESLLQSMEMAHSGSLRDELCLDFPCDSPEKSLTLNPPLDTMADGLSLEEQVAGEGVDRELLVGDSIADGTDLFDEMVTATTTESGDLELVHSTPGANVLELLPMVMGLEEGSVVVERAVQTDVVPYSPAISELIQNVLQKLQDPCPSSLASPDESEPDSMESFPESLSALVVDLTPRNPNSAILLSPVETPSANVDAEVHANRLMRELDFAACVEERLDGVIPLARGGVVRQYWSSSFLVDLLAVAAPVVPTVLWAFSTQRGGTDPVYNIGALLRGCCVVALHSLRRTAFHIKT; encoded by the exons ATGTCGACTGCGGGGAGCAAGCGGTCTTCTTCTTCACGCAA TCGAGGTCCTCATGGGCGGAGTAATGGAGCTTCGTCACACAAGCCTGGCAGCAGCCCATCATCCCCGCGGGAAAAGGACCTTCTGTCCATGCTGTGCAGGAATCAGCTGAGCCCTGTCAATATCCATCCCAGTTATGCACCTTCTTCCCCAAGCAGTAGCAATTCAGGCTCCTACAAAGGAAGCGACTGTAGCCCCATCATGAG GCGTTCCGGAAGGTACATGTCTTGCGGTGAAAATCATGGTGTCAGACCCCCAAACCCAGAGCAGTATTTGACTCCTCTGCAGCAGaaagaggttacagtgagacacCTCAAAACCAAGCTGAAGGAATCTGAGCGCCGACTCCATGAAAG GGAAAGTGAAATCGTGGAGCTTAAGTCCCAGCTGGCCCGCATGCGAGAGGACTGGATTGAGGAGGAGTGCCACCGGGTAGAGGCCCAGTTGGCACTCAAAGAAGCCAGGAAAGAGATTAAACAGCTCAAACAGGTCATCGAAACCATGCGGAGCAGCTTGGCTGATAAAGATAAAggcattcagaaatattttgtggACATAAACATCCAAAACAAGAAGTTGGAGTCTCTCCTTCAGAGCATGGAGATGGCACACAGTGGCTCTCTGAGGGACGAACTGTGCCTAGATTTTCCATGTGATTCCCCAGAGAAGAGTTTAACCCTCAACCCCCCTCTTGACACAATGGCAGATGGGTTATCTCTGGAAGAGCAGGTTGCTGGGGAAGGGGTTGACAGGGAGCTACTGGTGGGAGATAGCATAGCCGATGGCACAGATTTGTTTGATGAGATGGTAACAGCCACCACCACAGAATCTGGTGACCTGGAGCTTGTGCATTCCACCCCTGGGGCTAATGTCCTGGAGCTGCTGCCCATGGTCATGGGTCTGGAGGAGGGCAGTGTGGTGGTGGAGCGAGCCGTACAGACCGACGTGGTGCCCTACAGCCCCGCCATCTCGGAGCTCATTCAGAATGTGCTGCAGAAGCTCCAGGACCCCTGTCCCTCGAGCTTGGCGTCCCCTGATGAGTCTGAACCAGACTCGATGGAGAGCTTCCCAGAGTCCCTCTCTGCCTTAGTGGTTGATTTAACTCCAAGAAATCCAAACTCAGCCATCCTTTTGTCTCCCGTGGAGACCCCGTCCGCCAATGTGGATGCAGAAGTCCATGCAAACCGCCTCATGAGAGAGCTGGATTTTGCAGCCTGCGTGGAAGAGAGGTTGGATGGTGTCATCCCACTGGCTCGCGGGGGCGTCGTGAGGCAGTACTGGAGCAGCAGCTTCCTGGTGGATCTCCTGGCTGTGGCTGCCCCCGTGGTCCCCACGGTTCTGTGGGCATTCAGTACTCAGAGAGGGGGAACGGATCCTGTCTATAACATCGGGGCCTTGCTCAGGGGCTGTTGCGTGGTTGCCCTGCATTCGCTCCGCCGCACCGCCTTCCATATCAAAACCTAA
- the SYBU gene encoding syntabulin isoform X4, with amino-acid sequence MVGEGNIQSSRYKKESKSGLVKPGSEADFSSSSSTGSISAPEVHMSTAGSKRSSSSRNRGPHGRSNGASSHKPGSSPSSPREKDLLSMLCRNQLSPVNIHPSYAPSSPSSSNSGSYKGSDCSPIMRRSGRYMSCGENHGVRPPNPEQYLTPLQQKEVTVRHLKTKLKESERRLHERESEIVELKSQLARMREDWIEEECHRVEAQLALKEARKEIKQLKQVIETMRSSLADKDKGIQKYFVDINIQNKKLESLLQSMEMAHSGSLRDELCLDFPCDSPEKSLTLNPPLDTMADGLSLEEQVAGEGVDRELLVGDSIADGTDLFDEMVTATTTESGDLELVHSTPGANVLELLPMVMGLEEGSVVVERAVQTDVVPYSPAISELIQNVLQKLQDPCPSSLASPDESEPDSMESFPESLSALVVDLTPRNPNSAILLSPVETPSANVDAEVHANRLMRELDFAACVEERLDGVIPLARGGVVRQYWSSSFLVDLLAVAAPVVPTVLWAFSTQRGGTDPVYNIGALLRGCCVVALHSLRRTAFHIKT; translated from the exons GTAGTGAAGCTGATTTTAGCTCCTCGAGCAGCACAGGCAGCATTTCCGCTCCTGAGGTCCATATGTCGACTGCGGGGAGCAAGCGGTCTTCTTCTTCACGCAA TCGAGGTCCTCATGGGCGGAGTAATGGAGCTTCGTCACACAAGCCTGGCAGCAGCCCATCATCCCCGCGGGAAAAGGACCTTCTGTCCATGCTGTGCAGGAATCAGCTGAGCCCTGTCAATATCCATCCCAGTTATGCACCTTCTTCCCCAAGCAGTAGCAATTCAGGCTCCTACAAAGGAAGCGACTGTAGCCCCATCATGAG GCGTTCCGGAAGGTACATGTCTTGCGGTGAAAATCATGGTGTCAGACCCCCAAACCCAGAGCAGTATTTGACTCCTCTGCAGCAGaaagaggttacagtgagacacCTCAAAACCAAGCTGAAGGAATCTGAGCGCCGACTCCATGAAAG GGAAAGTGAAATCGTGGAGCTTAAGTCCCAGCTGGCCCGCATGCGAGAGGACTGGATTGAGGAGGAGTGCCACCGGGTAGAGGCCCAGTTGGCACTCAAAGAAGCCAGGAAAGAGATTAAACAGCTCAAACAGGTCATCGAAACCATGCGGAGCAGCTTGGCTGATAAAGATAAAggcattcagaaatattttgtggACATAAACATCCAAAACAAGAAGTTGGAGTCTCTCCTTCAGAGCATGGAGATGGCACACAGTGGCTCTCTGAGGGACGAACTGTGCCTAGATTTTCCATGTGATTCCCCAGAGAAGAGTTTAACCCTCAACCCCCCTCTTGACACAATGGCAGATGGGTTATCTCTGGAAGAGCAGGTTGCTGGGGAAGGGGTTGACAGGGAGCTACTGGTGGGAGATAGCATAGCCGATGGCACAGATTTGTTTGATGAGATGGTAACAGCCACCACCACAGAATCTGGTGACCTGGAGCTTGTGCATTCCACCCCTGGGGCTAATGTCCTGGAGCTGCTGCCCATGGTCATGGGTCTGGAGGAGGGCAGTGTGGTGGTGGAGCGAGCCGTACAGACCGACGTGGTGCCCTACAGCCCCGCCATCTCGGAGCTCATTCAGAATGTGCTGCAGAAGCTCCAGGACCCCTGTCCCTCGAGCTTGGCGTCCCCTGATGAGTCTGAACCAGACTCGATGGAGAGCTTCCCAGAGTCCCTCTCTGCCTTAGTGGTTGATTTAACTCCAAGAAATCCAAACTCAGCCATCCTTTTGTCTCCCGTGGAGACCCCGTCCGCCAATGTGGATGCAGAAGTCCATGCAAACCGCCTCATGAGAGAGCTGGATTTTGCAGCCTGCGTGGAAGAGAGGTTGGATGGTGTCATCCCACTGGCTCGCGGGGGCGTCGTGAGGCAGTACTGGAGCAGCAGCTTCCTGGTGGATCTCCTGGCTGTGGCTGCCCCCGTGGTCCCCACGGTTCTGTGGGCATTCAGTACTCAGAGAGGGGGAACGGATCCTGTCTATAACATCGGGGCCTTGCTCAGGGGCTGTTGCGTGGTTGCCCTGCATTCGCTCCGCCGCACCGCCTTCCATATCAAAACCTAA
- the SYBU gene encoding syntabulin isoform X5, which yields MFAMKVYGAYLLSSEADFSSSSSTGSISAPEVHMSTAGSKRSSSSRNRGPHGRSNGASSHKPGSSPSSPREKDLLSMLCRNQLSPVNIHPSYAPSSPSSSNSGSYKGSDCSPIMRRSGRYMSCGENHGVRPPNPEQYLTPLQQKEVTVRHLKTKLKESERRLHERESEIVELKSQLARMREDWIEEECHRVEAQLALKEARKEIKQLKQVIETMRSSLADKDKGIQKYFVDINIQNKKLESLLQSMEMAHSGSLRDELCLDFPCDSPEKSLTLNPPLDTMADGLSLEEQVAGEGVDRELLVGDSIADGTDLFDEMVTATTTESGDLELVHSTPGANVLELLPMVMGLEEGSVVVERAVQTDVVPYSPAISELIQNVLQKLQDPCPSSLASPDESEPDSMESFPESLSALVVDLTPRNPNSAILLSPVETPSANVDAEVHANRLMRELDFAACVEERLDGVIPLARGGVVRQYWSSSFLVDLLAVAAPVVPTVLWAFSTQRGGTDPVYNIGALLRGCCVVALHSLRRTAFHIKT from the exons GTAGTGAAGCTGATTTTAGCTCCTCGAGCAGCACAGGCAGCATTTCCGCTCCTGAGGTCCATATGTCGACTGCGGGGAGCAAGCGGTCTTCTTCTTCACGCAA TCGAGGTCCTCATGGGCGGAGTAATGGAGCTTCGTCACACAAGCCTGGCAGCAGCCCATCATCCCCGCGGGAAAAGGACCTTCTGTCCATGCTGTGCAGGAATCAGCTGAGCCCTGTCAATATCCATCCCAGTTATGCACCTTCTTCCCCAAGCAGTAGCAATTCAGGCTCCTACAAAGGAAGCGACTGTAGCCCCATCATGAG GCGTTCCGGAAGGTACATGTCTTGCGGTGAAAATCATGGTGTCAGACCCCCAAACCCAGAGCAGTATTTGACTCCTCTGCAGCAGaaagaggttacagtgagacacCTCAAAACCAAGCTGAAGGAATCTGAGCGCCGACTCCATGAAAG GGAAAGTGAAATCGTGGAGCTTAAGTCCCAGCTGGCCCGCATGCGAGAGGACTGGATTGAGGAGGAGTGCCACCGGGTAGAGGCCCAGTTGGCACTCAAAGAAGCCAGGAAAGAGATTAAACAGCTCAAACAGGTCATCGAAACCATGCGGAGCAGCTTGGCTGATAAAGATAAAggcattcagaaatattttgtggACATAAACATCCAAAACAAGAAGTTGGAGTCTCTCCTTCAGAGCATGGAGATGGCACACAGTGGCTCTCTGAGGGACGAACTGTGCCTAGATTTTCCATGTGATTCCCCAGAGAAGAGTTTAACCCTCAACCCCCCTCTTGACACAATGGCAGATGGGTTATCTCTGGAAGAGCAGGTTGCTGGGGAAGGGGTTGACAGGGAGCTACTGGTGGGAGATAGCATAGCCGATGGCACAGATTTGTTTGATGAGATGGTAACAGCCACCACCACAGAATCTGGTGACCTGGAGCTTGTGCATTCCACCCCTGGGGCTAATGTCCTGGAGCTGCTGCCCATGGTCATGGGTCTGGAGGAGGGCAGTGTGGTGGTGGAGCGAGCCGTACAGACCGACGTGGTGCCCTACAGCCCCGCCATCTCGGAGCTCATTCAGAATGTGCTGCAGAAGCTCCAGGACCCCTGTCCCTCGAGCTTGGCGTCCCCTGATGAGTCTGAACCAGACTCGATGGAGAGCTTCCCAGAGTCCCTCTCTGCCTTAGTGGTTGATTTAACTCCAAGAAATCCAAACTCAGCCATCCTTTTGTCTCCCGTGGAGACCCCGTCCGCCAATGTGGATGCAGAAGTCCATGCAAACCGCCTCATGAGAGAGCTGGATTTTGCAGCCTGCGTGGAAGAGAGGTTGGATGGTGTCATCCCACTGGCTCGCGGGGGCGTCGTGAGGCAGTACTGGAGCAGCAGCTTCCTGGTGGATCTCCTGGCTGTGGCTGCCCCCGTGGTCCCCACGGTTCTGTGGGCATTCAGTACTCAGAGAGGGGGAACGGATCCTGTCTATAACATCGGGGCCTTGCTCAGGGGCTGTTGCGTGGTTGCCCTGCATTCGCTCCGCCGCACCGCCTTCCATATCAAAACCTAA